Proteins from a genomic interval of uncultured Desulfuromusa sp.:
- a CDS encoding lysophospholipid acyltransferase family protein, which produces MGSVSLKHRLEYVALRFVAAVVRSLPRKVALNTGRILGRLGMKLLPGRYQQAKDNMMKALPELGPEDIETNLRKCFENFGIFGVEVLRLDLSASGADSVRNHIDISGENFLQEALSLNRGAILLTGHLGFWELGASIPTELGVPVDIVAKPLKNPLSDAYFEKIRKKFGANILSSRKGAKRILKSLRAKRSVGVLLDQHISPPGSVATDFFGRKAYTTTAIANLAMKYQVPVVPIFCLRKPDDRYEVWIEPMLLLTDDNGQNAESNTQLLTNIIEAAIRRDVSQWFWMHKRWRVKKRQVEGDPSE; this is translated from the coding sequence ATGGGTTCGGTTTCACTTAAACATCGGCTTGAATATGTTGCTCTACGGTTTGTCGCCGCTGTTGTCAGGTCACTGCCGCGCAAGGTTGCATTGAATACTGGCCGCATTCTGGGCCGTTTGGGAATGAAGCTTCTCCCCGGTCGTTATCAGCAGGCAAAAGACAATATGATGAAGGCGTTGCCGGAACTGGGTCCTGAAGATATTGAAACCAATCTGCGCAAATGTTTTGAAAATTTCGGAATTTTCGGTGTTGAGGTGTTAAGACTTGATTTGTCAGCGTCCGGCGCGGACTCTGTTCGTAACCATATTGATATTTCAGGAGAGAATTTTCTTCAAGAAGCTTTGAGTCTCAACAGGGGAGCTATCTTGCTGACGGGGCATTTGGGGTTCTGGGAACTGGGTGCCTCCATCCCGACGGAACTGGGAGTTCCCGTTGATATTGTTGCCAAGCCATTAAAAAATCCGTTATCCGATGCTTACTTTGAAAAAATCAGAAAGAAATTTGGTGCCAATATCCTTTCCAGTCGGAAAGGTGCGAAACGGATTCTGAAATCTTTACGTGCAAAAAGGAGTGTTGGGGTTTTGCTTGACCAGCATATTTCTCCTCCGGGCTCAGTGGCGACGGATTTTTTTGGCCGCAAGGCTTATACGACGACAGCCATAGCGAATCTGGCGATGAAATATCAGGTCCCGGTGGTGCCGATATTCTGCTTACGAAAACCGGATGACCGCTATGAAGTCTGGATTGAGCCGATGCTTTTGCTGACGGATGATAACGGACAGAATGCCGAAAGCAATACCCAACTTTTAACAAATATTATTGAAGCCGCAATTCGTCGTGATGTGAGCCAATGGTTCTGGATGCATAAACGCTGGCGGGTGAAAAAAAGACAAGTTGAAGGGGATCCAAGTGAGTAA
- a CDS encoding transporter substrate-binding domain-containing protein has product MHSSNLKKIFPSILIITLLLGFSSAIVFAEDPAQLDLPVRIGGDYNYPPYEYLDQDGLPTGYNVELSQAVARVMGMEINIQLGSWGEMRQALERGDVDLLMGMAHTKERLDEVEFSIPHAKVHQSIWIRDDNKTIRSIKDLAGKEIIVMKGSVMHDYMLDNEITADLFMVQTLADALRLLASGHHDCALVAKLPGEYLLTDSTLSHIHPIARPLVAQDYGFAVKKGNLELLARFNEGLSLLKKSGEYRQIREKWLGVLQPEPISWKNFIRYGALIIGPLMLVLIAFALWSWTLRRQVFLRTAELEREIAERMRSAEELQIRQKQLLHADKMTSLGVLVAGVAHEINNPNGLIQLSLPQLRKAHQSIEPILESYYRQHGDFKLGWFDYSRMRQEIPKMLEEMLESSNRIKRIVEDLKDFARRNDSGLDDMVDLNDIIRSALRLVDNALRKATRHFQADYASDLPCFRGNGHRIEQVVVNLILNACQALTSVDQAIELRTYEQQDDNMVVLEVRDQGCGLDEDTLRRITDPFFTTKRETGGTGLGLSVSEGIVKDHLGRLEFSSQPGQGMVVRLLLPIYEERR; this is encoded by the coding sequence ATGCACAGTTCTAATTTAAAGAAGATATTCCCGTCTATTCTGATCATCACCCTGTTGCTCGGTTTCAGCAGTGCAATTGTTTTTGCTGAAGATCCTGCGCAACTGGATCTGCCGGTGCGGATTGGTGGTGATTACAATTATCCCCCCTATGAATATCTGGATCAGGATGGATTGCCTACAGGTTATAACGTTGAGTTGAGCCAGGCTGTAGCCCGGGTGATGGGAATGGAGATCAATATCCAGCTTGGTTCATGGGGGGAAATGCGGCAGGCACTGGAACGGGGGGATGTTGATCTCCTTATGGGGATGGCACACACAAAAGAGCGTTTGGATGAGGTTGAGTTTTCCATTCCCCACGCAAAGGTCCATCAGTCTATCTGGATTCGTGATGACAATAAAACAATTCGATCGATAAAGGATCTGGCCGGTAAAGAAATTATTGTGATGAAAGGGAGCGTGATGCACGATTACATGCTCGATAATGAAATTACCGCTGATCTGTTTATGGTCCAGACCCTTGCCGATGCTTTAAGGTTGCTGGCTTCAGGGCATCATGATTGTGCTCTGGTTGCCAAACTTCCCGGTGAATATCTCCTGACCGATTCGACCTTGAGTCATATTCATCCTATTGCCCGTCCGTTAGTTGCACAGGATTATGGTTTTGCAGTGAAAAAGGGAAACCTGGAGCTGCTGGCACGTTTTAATGAAGGTCTTTCTCTGCTGAAAAAATCCGGGGAATATCGTCAAATCAGAGAAAAGTGGCTTGGGGTTTTACAACCGGAACCCATTTCATGGAAAAATTTTATCCGCTATGGAGCCCTCATCATCGGGCCGTTAATGTTGGTTCTGATCGCATTTGCTCTCTGGTCGTGGACTCTACGGCGACAGGTTTTTTTGAGGACCGCAGAACTGGAGCGAGAGATTGCTGAAAGGATGCGTTCCGCGGAAGAATTACAGATTCGGCAAAAACAGCTTTTGCATGCTGACAAAATGACCTCACTTGGGGTTTTGGTAGCAGGAGTCGCTCATGAAATCAATAATCCCAACGGCTTGATTCAACTGAGCTTGCCGCAGCTAAGAAAGGCTCATCAGAGTATAGAGCCGATACTGGAGAGTTATTATCGGCAACATGGCGATTTTAAACTGGGGTGGTTTGATTATTCGCGTATGCGGCAGGAAATTCCGAAAATGTTGGAGGAGATGCTTGAAAGTTCCAACCGGATCAAGCGGATTGTTGAAGATCTGAAAGATTTTGCCCGCCGGAATGACTCCGGTTTGGATGATATGGTTGATTTGAATGACATCATCCGTTCTGCATTGCGACTGGTGGATAATGCGCTGCGCAAAGCGACCCGACATTTTCAAGCGGATTATGCTTCTGATCTGCCATGTTTCCGTGGCAATGGCCATCGCATCGAGCAGGTTGTTGTGAATCTGATTTTGAATGCCTGTCAGGCTTTAACCTCCGTCGATCAGGCCATTGAGCTGCGCACTTATGAACAACAGGACGACAATATGGTGGTTCTTGAGGTCCGGGACCAGGGGTGTGGACTGGATGAAGATACTTTACGGCGGATAACGGATCCTTTTTTCACGACGAAAAGAGAGACTGGTGGAACCGGTCTGGGACTGTCAGTGTCCGAAGGTATCGTCAAAGATCATCTTGGCCGGCTGGAGTTTTCTTCTCAGCCGGGGCAGGGGATGGTCGTGAGATTGTTGCTGCCGATTTATGAGGAGAGGCGCTGA
- a CDS encoding peptide chain release factor 3, giving the protein MSKELQREIAKRRTFGIISHPDAGKTTLTEKLLLFGGAIQMAGTVKARKSDRHATSDWMSIEKERGISVSSSVMKFNYRDFEINLLDTPGHQDFSEDTYRVLTAVDSALMVIDSAKGVEPQTEKLMEVCRMRNTPVLTFINKLDREGLEPLEILADIEDKLQIECTPLSWPIGMGKRFRGVYNLYRKELNLFRPGDDVRSTKTVKIADLSDPQLDQLLGGQADELREDIELLEGAANPFNSEDYLRASQTPVFFGSAINNFGVQEMLDAFVELAPAPGLRETVSRVVEPDEQQFSGFVFKIQANMDPAHRDRIAFLRICSGKFTRGMKVKHHRLGKEIALSNATIFMAQDRAHVEEAFPGDIIGLHNHGTIKIGDTFTDGESLKFTGIPSFAPEHFRRVRLKDPLKSKQLQKGLTQLAEEGAVQVFKPLTGAEFILGAVGVLQFDVTMERLKAEYNVSAVYEGVDYTTARWVECSDRKLFEQFQKKEQGRLAHDAEGHLTYLAASEWRLGHTMEEWEGVQFLKSREHS; this is encoded by the coding sequence GTGAGTAAAGAATTACAACGAGAAATAGCCAAACGTCGCACTTTTGGCATCATCAGTCATCCGGATGCCGGGAAAACCACCCTGACCGAAAAATTATTGTTGTTTGGCGGGGCAATTCAGATGGCCGGAACGGTCAAAGCGCGCAAATCGGACCGTCATGCGACCAGCGATTGGATGAGTATTGAGAAAGAACGGGGAATTTCAGTTTCGTCATCGGTGATGAAATTTAATTATCGTGATTTTGAAATTAACCTCCTCGATACACCGGGTCACCAGGATTTTTCTGAAGATACCTATCGGGTTTTGACTGCCGTTGATAGTGCTTTGATGGTGATAGATAGTGCCAAAGGGGTCGAGCCGCAAACAGAAAAACTTATGGAAGTCTGCCGTATGCGTAACACTCCGGTACTCACTTTCATCAACAAACTGGACCGTGAGGGTCTTGAGCCCCTTGAAATTCTTGCCGATATAGAAGACAAACTGCAAATTGAATGCACTCCGCTCTCATGGCCTATCGGGATGGGGAAACGCTTTCGGGGAGTTTACAATCTGTATCGTAAAGAGCTGAATCTGTTTCGACCCGGTGATGATGTCCGCAGCACCAAGACGGTCAAAATTGCTGATTTGAGTGATCCGCAGTTGGACCAGTTGCTGGGAGGCCAAGCTGATGAATTGCGAGAAGATATTGAGCTTTTGGAAGGAGCAGCAAATCCATTCAATAGCGAGGATTATTTGCGTGCCAGTCAGACTCCGGTGTTTTTTGGGAGTGCCATTAATAACTTTGGTGTTCAGGAAATGCTGGATGCTTTTGTTGAGCTGGCTCCAGCTCCGGGATTGCGGGAAACCGTCAGTCGGGTTGTGGAGCCGGATGAACAACAGTTCTCGGGGTTTGTATTTAAAATTCAGGCCAATATGGATCCGGCCCATCGTGACAGAATTGCTTTTTTAAGGATTTGTTCCGGAAAATTTACCCGCGGAATGAAGGTCAAACATCACCGTCTCGGCAAGGAGATTGCCTTGTCCAATGCGACTATTTTCATGGCTCAGGATCGTGCCCATGTCGAGGAAGCTTTTCCCGGTGATATTATCGGGTTGCATAACCATGGGACGATCAAAATAGGTGATACCTTCACCGATGGGGAATCTCTCAAGTTTACCGGAATTCCAAGTTTTGCTCCGGAGCATTTTCGCCGCGTCCGTTTGAAAGACCCGTTGAAGTCGAAACAGCTCCAGAAGGGACTGACTCAGCTGGCAGAAGAAGGGGCGGTGCAGGTCTTTAAACCACTGACCGGAGCTGAATTTATTCTTGGAGCCGTTGGTGTGTTGCAGTTTGATGTGACAATGGAGAGGCTGAAGGCGGAATATAATGTGAGTGCTGTTTATGAGGGAGTGGACTATACCACTGCAAGGTGGGTCGAATGCTCAGACCGGAAACTTTTTGAACAATTTCAGAAAAAGGAGCAGGGACGTCTGGCGCATGATGCCGAAGGGCATTTAACCTATCTGGCTGCAAGTGAATGGCGCTTGGGGCACACAATGGAAGAATGGGAAGGCGTACAATTCTTGAAGTCTCGTGAACATAGCTGA
- a CDS encoding sigma-54 dependent transcriptional regulator: MEKNLFPSFGVLLVDDEQPWLRSLSLTLEGPGGITNLLQCSDSREVMTLLGQNDIGLVLLDLTMPHLSGDELLEQIVAEYPQVRVIILSGMNQLETAVSCMRAGAFDYFVKTVDEERLVDGVRRAIRMIELESENRAIRRRFFHDQLDNPEVFASIVTNNAAMRARFQYLEAVAPSNQPILITGESGVGKELVAQAVHALSSKKGSLVSINVAGLDDNVFADTLFGHVRGAFTGAENIRKGMIETAAGGTLFLDEIGDLSSASQVKLLRLLQNGEYYPLGSDQPKQMTARVVVATHADLDEKMAAGMFRRDLYYRLYSHHIHLPSLRERKDDLPLLLDHFLTEASLKLGKKKPTPPKELVALLSTYSFPGNIRELEAMIYDAVSQHNQKILSMKSFLSRIETQTDHLPNEQDLSVVNPFASLNDLPTLQQAGKLLIDEAMKRSTGNQSIAARLLGISQPALSKRLK; encoded by the coding sequence ATGGAAAAGAACCTGTTTCCTTCTTTCGGGGTGTTATTGGTTGATGATGAGCAACCTTGGTTGAGGAGCTTGAGTTTGACTCTGGAGGGGCCGGGAGGTATTACCAATCTGTTGCAATGTAGCGACAGCCGGGAGGTGATGACACTTCTTGGTCAAAACGATATTGGTCTGGTTCTTCTTGACCTGACCATGCCTCATCTCTCGGGCGATGAGTTGTTGGAGCAGATCGTCGCTGAATATCCGCAGGTTCGCGTGATCATCCTCAGTGGTATGAATCAGTTGGAAACGGCTGTGAGTTGTATGCGTGCCGGCGCTTTTGATTATTTTGTCAAGACCGTTGATGAGGAACGTCTGGTGGATGGCGTCCGGCGTGCTATACGGATGATCGAATTAGAATCAGAGAACCGCGCTATCCGCAGACGTTTTTTCCATGATCAGCTTGATAATCCTGAAGTGTTTGCCTCTATTGTGACCAATAACGCTGCGATGAGGGCGAGATTTCAATATCTGGAAGCGGTGGCTCCCAGTAACCAGCCCATCTTGATCACAGGAGAAAGTGGCGTCGGCAAAGAACTGGTCGCCCAGGCGGTTCATGCCCTGAGCAGTAAAAAAGGGTCACTGGTTTCGATCAACGTCGCTGGACTTGATGATAACGTTTTTGCTGATACCCTGTTCGGGCATGTTCGTGGGGCTTTTACCGGTGCCGAAAACATACGGAAAGGAATGATTGAGACCGCAGCAGGGGGGACTTTGTTCCTTGATGAAATTGGCGACCTCAGTTCGGCATCGCAGGTTAAATTGTTACGTCTTTTGCAGAATGGGGAATATTATCCACTCGGGAGTGATCAACCGAAGCAGATGACTGCCCGGGTGGTTGTTGCTACTCATGCTGATCTGGACGAAAAAATGGCGGCAGGAATGTTTCGCCGTGATCTCTATTATCGTCTCTATTCACATCATATTCACTTGCCCTCTTTACGAGAGAGAAAAGATGATCTTCCTTTGTTGCTGGATCATTTTTTGACCGAAGCATCCTTAAAATTAGGGAAAAAGAAACCGACTCCCCCCAAGGAATTAGTGGCTTTGTTGTCAACATACAGTTTCCCTGGAAATATTCGCGAACTGGAAGCGATGATTTACGATGCAGTCAGTCAACACAATCAAAAAATCCTATCGATGAAAAGTTTCCTGTCACGCATTGAGACACAAACGGATCATCTTCCGAACGAACAGGACCTCTCAGTGGTCAATCCATTTGCAAGCCTGAATGACCTGCCGACTTTGCAACAGGCTGGAAAATTACTGATTGATGAGGCCATGAAGCGTTCTACGGGAAATCAAAGTATTGCCGCACGGCTGTTGGGGATTTCCCAACCAGCTTTGAGCAAACGGCTAAAATAG
- the asnS gene encoding asparagine--tRNA ligase: MNGSSRISVRELLQSQQPDASVCVKGWVRSTRRGKGVAFVTLNDGSCFASLQVVLTPELENYDIASKVGTGACLVVKGELVASPAAGQAWEVLAQSIEIVGAADETYPLQKKRHSLEYLRSIAHLRPRSNTFGAVFRMRSALAFAVHQFFQQRGFVYVQTPIITANDCEGAGEMFRVSTLDPSCPPQQDGKVDWSQDFFGERTGLTVSGQLQGELFATAFSDIYTFGPTFRAENSNTSRHAAEFWMIEPEIAFADLLDNCQLGEDFLRYLVVYALENCQEDLHFFDQRIEKGLIDKLESLAKAQFHTMTYTEAVEQLQKADQSFEFPVTWGHDLQSEHERYLTEKVFSAPVFVTDYPKQIKAFYMRMNDDEKTVAAMDLLVPRVGEIIGGSQREERLDVLQTRMTAQGIASGDMDWYLDIRRWGTCPHAGFGLGFERLLMYLTGMENIRDVIPFPRTPGHAQF, translated from the coding sequence ATGAATGGATCATCGAGAATATCAGTCAGAGAATTATTGCAGTCACAACAGCCTGACGCATCTGTTTGTGTGAAAGGCTGGGTGCGTTCAACCCGACGAGGCAAGGGAGTTGCCTTTGTGACCCTGAATGATGGGAGCTGTTTTGCATCTCTGCAAGTTGTCCTGACTCCTGAACTCGAAAATTATGACATTGCTTCCAAAGTTGGAACAGGAGCTTGTCTGGTGGTGAAAGGCGAATTAGTGGCATCGCCGGCGGCAGGACAGGCATGGGAAGTTCTGGCTCAAAGTATTGAAATTGTCGGTGCCGCAGATGAAACCTATCCGTTGCAGAAAAAGCGTCACAGCCTTGAATATCTGCGCTCCATCGCTCATTTGCGACCGCGATCCAACACTTTCGGTGCTGTGTTTCGGATGCGTAGCGCCCTTGCTTTTGCTGTTCATCAGTTTTTTCAGCAGCGAGGCTTTGTTTATGTGCAGACACCCATTATTACCGCAAATGATTGTGAGGGGGCCGGAGAAATGTTTCGGGTGAGTACCTTGGATCCAAGTTGCCCTCCGCAGCAAGATGGTAAAGTCGACTGGTCACAGGATTTCTTTGGTGAGCGTACCGGTCTGACAGTAAGTGGCCAGTTACAAGGGGAACTGTTTGCGACCGCTTTTTCCGATATTTATACTTTTGGACCAACATTCCGGGCGGAAAATTCCAACACGAGCCGCCATGCTGCTGAATTCTGGATGATTGAACCGGAGATTGCCTTTGCAGATCTGCTCGATAACTGTCAACTGGGAGAGGATTTTCTCCGTTATCTGGTTGTCTACGCTCTGGAAAACTGCCAGGAGGATCTTCACTTTTTTGATCAGCGCATTGAAAAAGGGTTGATCGATAAATTGGAATCGCTTGCAAAAGCGCAATTCCACACGATGACCTATACCGAAGCTGTGGAGCAGTTGCAAAAAGCAGATCAGTCTTTCGAATTTCCTGTGACATGGGGGCATGATCTGCAATCCGAGCACGAACGATATCTGACTGAAAAGGTCTTTTCCGCTCCGGTTTTCGTGACTGATTATCCAAAACAGATCAAAGCTTTTTACATGCGTATGAATGATGATGAAAAAACGGTTGCCGCCATGGATCTTCTCGTTCCCCGGGTTGGCGAAATTATTGGTGGTAGTCAGCGGGAAGAGCGTTTAGATGTCCTGCAAACCCGGATGACTGCTCAGGGGATAGCAAGTGGTGACATGGATTGGTATCTGGATATCCGGCGCTGGGGAACTTGCCCTCATGCCGGGTTTGGTCTTGGTTTTGAGCGCTTGTTAATGTATTTGACAGGCATGGAGAATATCCGCGATGTGATCCCTTTTCCACGGACACCGGGACATGCACAGTTCTAA
- the upp gene encoding uracil phosphoribosyltransferase, whose product MAVFEVNHPLVKHKLGLIRQHDISTKDFRELASEIARLLTYEATKDLETEPEMITGWNGPVEVEKIKGKKITVVPILRAGLGMMDGVLDLIPSARVSVVGLYRNEETLEPVAYYEKFTSNINDRTALILDPMLATGGSLVACINMLKEAGCTSIRGLFLVAVPEGIERVKQEHPDVDIYVASIDERLNENGYILPGLGDAGDKIFGTK is encoded by the coding sequence ATGGCCGTCTTTGAAGTCAACCACCCCTTGGTCAAACACAAACTGGGCCTGATTCGTCAACACGATATCAGTACCAAGGATTTTCGTGAGCTCGCCTCAGAAATCGCCCGTTTGCTCACCTATGAAGCGACCAAAGACCTTGAAACCGAGCCGGAAATGATCACTGGTTGGAATGGCCCGGTTGAGGTTGAAAAAATAAAAGGAAAAAAAATTACGGTCGTTCCGATTCTGCGCGCAGGACTGGGAATGATGGATGGCGTGCTGGATCTGATTCCCAGCGCCCGTGTCAGCGTTGTCGGTTTATACCGTAACGAAGAAACTTTGGAACCGGTCGCCTACTATGAAAAATTCACCAGTAATATCAATGATCGTACTGCCCTGATTCTTGATCCAATGCTGGCAACCGGAGGTTCATTAGTTGCCTGTATCAACATGCTGAAAGAAGCGGGATGTACCAGTATTCGTGGACTGTTTCTGGTGGCCGTTCCAGAGGGGATCGAGCGGGTCAAACAAGAGCACCCTGATGTTGATATCTATGTTGCTTCAATCGATGAGCGCCTCAATGAAAACGGCTACATTCTTCCCGGGCTTGGTGACGCCGGAGATAAAATATTCGGGACAAAATAA
- a CDS encoding PAS domain S-box protein translates to MMKKNHHISIKGRLKQISLLLVLIFFLIIVGLYFVSRRVRTSVDLIVENTLQETTQNLKNSRDFGLLNARLSVFVSTFYINNTWYTAESQGIEKDIAELCQAVSNNPEMASLLQQLQEQYLVYLQRREWVNYLLFWRSEEDEDIGELFLLLQEIVAEKMIATRLDGGDADYLEQLVLMISRCQTSLSKIAKINAEENPVQLLSSSFDSPIPLKKELADLVLQLRSLSIAEPPIDRLGRHLIDHFAYYQHQMQQYHNEMVRLGELTRRLEQLAGQILTTMEQLDLGTAAAMYESQNKISKTVITTVVSVQLILLTFSILFWVSLRIFFKKHIQIPMSLVSARLESFQQGDHDSPMRLNRHDEWADIETVFNLMLADLEKGLSALQQSEQNFRDIFNNSSDGIFQATVYGELFKANPALADLLGYKASRAAETAPMVIGLNLHKDIYKQEDDRERWLSLIHQQGEVENFEVQLLRKDGSSFWASVNGHLVRDPMGNVSCIEGTVRDISVQREAQEALQQLHIYLQNIIDSMPSVLIGVNINMEVTLWNKRAEQESILTADEAAGLSMAEVCRLFDSKAYMPKLVETLQTRKPTRLRKVKSLKKTQDGNSRFFDILIYPLSLTEVSGAVIYMDDVTDLLRLEEMMVRSEKMQSIGGLAAGLAHEINNPLAVILQNAQVVSRRLSPELDKNRETAESFGTTIEVIGEYFKVRGCEKMLHSISDAGQRAAKIVENLQSFSRRGVSNFIPCVLSDLLERMVELAASDYDMRHLFDFKKISIVREYQAVPDVCCEASQIQQVFLSLLKNAAQVLSCDIEEPKITLRIFPYGKKHISMQIEDNGAGMEADVAAKIFDPFYTTREVGQGAGLGLSIAYFIVTHNHNGRLSVRTKPGQGSCFEMILPLKNDEEFFIF, encoded by the coding sequence ATGATGAAAAAAAATCACCACATATCGATTAAAGGCCGATTGAAGCAAATATCGTTGCTTCTTGTCCTGATTTTTTTCTTAATTATTGTTGGTCTTTATTTTGTCTCTCGTCGAGTGCGGACAAGTGTGGATCTTATTGTTGAAAATACTTTACAGGAAACCACTCAAAACCTGAAAAATAGCCGTGATTTCGGATTATTGAATGCCCGATTGAGTGTTTTTGTAAGCACTTTTTATATCAACAATACCTGGTATACAGCCGAGAGCCAAGGCATAGAAAAAGACATTGCTGAATTGTGTCAGGCCGTTTCTAATAACCCTGAGATGGCATCGTTGCTACAACAGCTGCAAGAACAATATCTTGTTTATTTGCAACGACGTGAATGGGTTAATTATCTTCTGTTCTGGCGTTCTGAAGAAGATGAAGACATCGGCGAGCTGTTTCTGCTTTTACAGGAAATTGTCGCTGAAAAAATGATTGCTACCCGATTGGATGGGGGCGATGCGGATTATTTGGAGCAGCTGGTGCTGATGATCTCCAGGTGTCAGACAAGTTTGTCTAAAATAGCAAAAATCAATGCGGAAGAAAATCCGGTACAATTACTCTCCAGTTCGTTTGATTCCCCGATTCCTTTAAAAAAAGAGCTGGCCGATTTAGTCTTACAGCTCAGGTCTTTAAGTATTGCTGAACCGCCGATTGATCGGTTGGGTCGCCATCTGATTGATCATTTTGCTTATTACCAGCACCAGATGCAACAGTACCACAACGAAATGGTTCGACTGGGTGAATTAACTAGGAGACTGGAGCAGTTAGCAGGACAAATTTTAACAACGATGGAGCAGCTTGACTTGGGTACTGCTGCTGCCATGTATGAGTCTCAAAACAAAATCAGCAAGACCGTCATAACAACAGTTGTCTCTGTACAGTTGATTTTGCTGACTTTTTCTATTTTATTCTGGGTTAGCCTGAGAATTTTTTTCAAAAAACATATCCAGATTCCTATGAGTCTGGTGAGTGCCCGATTGGAATCGTTCCAGCAAGGTGACCACGATTCGCCGATGCGCTTAAATCGGCATGATGAATGGGCTGATATTGAAACAGTCTTCAATCTGATGCTTGCAGATCTGGAGAAAGGGTTGTCGGCTTTACAACAATCGGAACAGAATTTTCGCGATATTTTTAATAATTCAAGTGATGGTATTTTTCAGGCCACCGTTTACGGCGAACTGTTCAAGGCGAACCCGGCTTTGGCGGATCTATTGGGCTATAAGGCTTCAAGGGCAGCAGAAACGGCACCAATGGTGATTGGTCTCAATCTCCACAAGGATATCTATAAACAAGAGGACGATCGTGAACGGTGGCTCAGTTTAATTCATCAACAAGGGGAAGTGGAAAATTTTGAGGTGCAGCTGTTACGCAAAGACGGCAGCAGTTTCTGGGCTTCTGTAAACGGCCACCTGGTTCGTGACCCTATGGGGAATGTCTCCTGTATCGAAGGGACTGTAAGAGACATATCGGTGCAGCGAGAAGCACAAGAGGCCCTTCAGCAATTGCATATCTACCTCCAGAATATCATTGATTCCATGCCTTCAGTATTGATCGGAGTTAATATCAATATGGAGGTCACTCTCTGGAATAAGCGCGCCGAACAGGAAAGCATTTTGACCGCTGATGAGGCGGCAGGCCTGTCCATGGCCGAAGTCTGTCGCCTGTTTGATTCCAAAGCTTATATGCCGAAACTTGTGGAGACCTTGCAGACGCGAAAACCCACCCGGTTACGCAAGGTGAAAAGTCTTAAGAAGACGCAGGACGGCAACAGTCGCTTCTTTGATATCCTTATCTATCCACTGTCTTTGACAGAAGTCAGTGGAGCGGTTATCTATATGGACGATGTCACCGATCTGTTACGTTTGGAAGAGATGATGGTGCGTTCAGAAAAAATGCAATCCATCGGTGGTTTGGCCGCCGGGCTTGCGCATGAAATCAATAATCCCCTGGCTGTTATTCTGCAGAACGCCCAGGTTGTGTCACGACGTTTATCTCCTGAGCTGGATAAAAATCGGGAGACGGCAGAGAGCTTCGGAACAACCATTGAGGTCATCGGTGAATACTTCAAAGTCCGGGGATGTGAAAAAATGCTTCACTCGATTTCTGATGCGGGGCAACGTGCGGCAAAAATAGTTGAAAACCTGCAAAGCTTCAGTCGTCGAGGCGTTTCTAATTTTATTCCCTGTGTTCTTTCGGATTTACTGGAACGGATGGTTGAACTTGCGGCCAGCGATTATGATATGCGCCATCTGTTTGATTTCAAGAAGATCAGCATTGTGCGCGAATATCAGGCTGTTCCGGATGTGTGTTGCGAGGCGAGTCAGATCCAGCAGGTGTTTCTCAGTTTGCTGAAAAATGCTGCGCAGGTATTAAGCTGCGATATAGAAGAACCAAAAATAACTCTGCGAATCTTCCCTTATGGGAAAAAACATATTTCCATGCAAATTGAAGATAATGGTGCCGGCATGGAGGCTGACGTTGCTGCGAAAATCTTTGACCCCTTCTACACCACCCGGGAAGTTGGTCAAGGTGCCGGACTTGGATTGTCCATTGCCTATTTTATTGTCACCCATAACCACAATGGGCGCTTGAGCGTCAGAACAAAGCCAGGCCAGGGAAGCTGTTTTGAGATGATTCTGCCGTTAAAAAATGATGAAGAATTTTTTATTTTTTGA